One genomic segment of Paenibacillus xylanexedens includes these proteins:
- a CDS encoding tetratricopeptide repeat protein, which translates to MFQHVFAEMNDMLDEIIKSYPSAEGLNKQELLQKWNLLKRMSDGMLDEWLMFEEKMSQVREREMDKPASLEPEQEAVTALPELHLECFSRGQGYFKLQMYPQAIMQFSRVVTDHPESALTRFYLALAYLNLEQMAEAGTHLQQIMYLQGSPRLKGLVCNALGCIQAKLANPEAACSLFAQALQYDPTLTEPLYNMEACRLNRGKLQYANQLTTLH; encoded by the coding sequence ATGTTCCAGCATGTTTTCGCAGAAATGAACGACATGTTAGATGAAATTATCAAGAGCTATCCTTCCGCTGAAGGCCTGAACAAACAGGAATTGCTGCAAAAGTGGAACTTGCTTAAGCGGATGAGTGACGGAATGCTGGATGAATGGCTGATGTTTGAAGAAAAGATGAGCCAGGTGAGGGAGCGGGAGATGGATAAGCCTGCTTCCCTTGAACCGGAACAGGAAGCTGTTACTGCGCTGCCTGAACTCCATCTGGAATGTTTCAGTCGAGGTCAGGGTTATTTCAAATTACAGATGTATCCGCAGGCGATCATGCAGTTCTCCCGGGTTGTGACCGACCATCCGGAGAGTGCATTAACTCGTTTTTATCTGGCGCTCGCGTATCTGAATCTGGAACAAATGGCGGAAGCCGGGACACATTTGCAGCAAATCATGTACCTTCAGGGTTCACCTCGCTTAAAAGGGCTTGTGTGTAACGCCCTGGGCTGTATTCAAGCCAAGCTTGCGAATCCCGAAGCTGCATGTTCACTCTTTGCACAGGCCCTTCAGTATGACCCGACATTGACCGAACCACTGTACAACATGGAAGCTTGCAGGTTGAACAGGGGAAAATTGCAATATGCTAATCAGCTGACGACCCTTCATTAA
- the panD gene encoding aspartate 1-decarboxylase, producing MFRTLMKSKIHRATVTEANLNYVGSITIDEDLMETSDLMENEKVQIVNNNNGARLETYVIPGPRGSGVICLNGAAARLVQPGDNVIIISYAMMSQEEANTHKPTVVFVDGQNKPVQTMKQEVHATIM from the coding sequence ATGTTTAGAACACTGATGAAATCCAAAATTCACCGGGCTACGGTAACGGAAGCCAATTTGAACTATGTGGGTAGCATTACCATAGATGAAGATTTGATGGAAACATCCGACTTGATGGAAAACGAAAAAGTGCAAATTGTGAACAACAACAATGGTGCACGTCTGGAAACTTATGTGATTCCAGGACCGCGCGGAAGCGGGGTCATATGTCTTAACGGCGCAGCTGCACGTCTGGTGCAGCCTGGAGATAACGTCATTATCATTTCTTACGCCATGATGTCGCAAGAAGAGGCAAATACTCACAAACCAACCGTTGTATTTGTAGATGGACAGAATAAACCTGTACAAACGATGAAACAGGAAGTCCACGCAACAATTATGTAA
- the panC gene encoding pantoate--beta-alanine ligase, giving the protein MKVLRTIAELRQELSLKRQAIRSSASVVGLVPTMGYLHQGHASLMQAARQQSDIVVLSIFVNPIQFGPNEDFDSYPRDEARDVETARSQGVDIVFIPSVEEMYPQATQTTVSVSKLTERLCGASRPGHFDGVTTVVSKLFNIVQPQRAFFGMKDAQQVAVIQQMVNDLNMPVEIVPCPIVREEDGLALSSRNVYLNPEQRTQALVLSKALRAAQEAADTGVATTAADIRRILHEQIATSPLAVIDYAEIQAFPSLEPLTDQEEVQGRDDLLIALAVKFGKTRLIDNIRLQKSEVLSHV; this is encoded by the coding sequence ATGAAAGTATTACGGACAATCGCAGAGTTAAGACAGGAACTAAGCTTGAAGCGTCAAGCGATTCGGTCCAGTGCGTCTGTTGTAGGTCTTGTACCAACAATGGGTTATCTTCATCAAGGTCATGCAAGCTTGATGCAGGCAGCCAGACAACAGAGCGATATCGTGGTATTAAGCATATTTGTTAATCCGATTCAATTTGGCCCTAATGAAGATTTTGACAGCTATCCGCGGGATGAAGCCAGAGATGTGGAAACAGCACGCTCACAAGGAGTGGATATCGTATTTATTCCCTCTGTTGAAGAGATGTATCCACAGGCAACGCAAACGACGGTATCTGTCTCAAAACTGACGGAGCGCTTATGTGGCGCTTCCCGTCCGGGGCATTTTGACGGGGTAACGACCGTAGTCTCCAAACTGTTTAACATCGTACAGCCACAGCGTGCATTTTTTGGAATGAAAGACGCTCAGCAGGTTGCGGTCATTCAACAGATGGTGAATGATTTGAATATGCCTGTAGAAATTGTACCCTGTCCGATTGTTCGCGAAGAGGATGGGCTTGCCCTCAGTTCACGTAACGTCTACCTTAACCCAGAACAGCGCACACAGGCCTTGGTTCTATCGAAGGCACTACGTGCAGCTCAGGAAGCCGCAGATACAGGTGTAGCTACTACAGCCGCAGACATCCGTCGTATTCTGCACGAGCAGATTGCAACCTCACCGCTTGCCGTTATCGACTACGCCGAGATTCAGGCTTTTCCAAGTCTAGAGCCGCTCACAGATCAGGAAGAAGTTCAAGGCCGTGACGATCTGCTCATTGCACTTGCGGTGAAATTCGGAAAAACAAGATTGATTGACAATATAAGGTTGCAAAAATCGGAGGTACTGTCCCATGTTTAG
- the panB gene encoding 3-methyl-2-oxobutanoate hydroxymethyltransferase: MANRQALNIVKMKKYKQDGVPLTMITAYDYPTALLAEEAGIDLILVGDSLGNVVLGYNSTLPVTIDDMVYHTRSVVRGAEKTFIVADMPFMTYHGSVDETLKGVRRLMQEGHAHAVKMEGGVEIADTVRAVVQAGVPVLGHIGLTPQSVNQIGGYRIQGKDAADAKRLMDEAKALEAAGAFGIVLELVTEEVARAISEELSIPTIGIGAGRGCDGQVLVFHDVVQYASPYTPKRFVKTYGDVGTLIRTSIEAYVKEVKDRSFPAEEHVFNVADGVLDQLYGGQRKEKVGSNS, encoded by the coding sequence ATGGCGAACAGACAAGCGTTGAATATTGTGAAAATGAAAAAATATAAGCAGGATGGCGTGCCGCTTACCATGATCACGGCTTACGATTATCCAACAGCGCTCCTCGCAGAGGAAGCAGGTATCGATCTAATCCTGGTTGGTGATTCACTCGGCAATGTAGTACTGGGTTATAATTCGACGCTTCCGGTGACCATCGACGACATGGTATACCACACACGTTCCGTAGTGCGCGGTGCTGAGAAGACATTTATTGTGGCTGATATGCCTTTTATGACCTATCATGGCAGCGTGGATGAGACGCTTAAAGGTGTCCGTCGACTGATGCAAGAGGGGCATGCCCATGCGGTTAAAATGGAAGGCGGAGTCGAGATAGCGGACACCGTCAGAGCAGTCGTGCAAGCAGGCGTGCCTGTTCTTGGACATATCGGACTGACACCTCAATCGGTTAATCAGATTGGTGGTTACCGCATTCAGGGCAAGGATGCAGCGGATGCGAAACGTCTGATGGACGAAGCCAAAGCCTTGGAAGCTGCAGGTGCGTTTGGCATTGTGCTTGAACTGGTTACGGAAGAAGTTGCACGGGCGATCTCGGAGGAACTGTCCATCCCTACCATCGGAATTGGAGCAGGACGAGGCTGTGATGGTCAGGTACTGGTATTCCACGATGTGGTTCAATATGCCTCTCCGTATACGCCCAAACGATTTGTCAAAACCTATGGAGATGTGGGTACATTAATCAGAACCAGCATCGAAGCTTACGTGAAAGAAGTGAAAGATCGTTCATTCCCGGCCGAAGAGCATGTATTCAATGTGGCGGATGGTGTTCTGGATCAACTGTACGGCGGACAACGCAAGGAAAAGGTGGGGAGTAACTCATGA
- a CDS encoding biotin--[acetyl-CoA-carboxylase] ligase, translating to MTKHEDLLHMLLNAEGRFVSGEEISRNLSISRTAVWKHVNKLRDMGYEFEAVSRKGYRLVTKPDSIDATGLQLALDTTVFGRKAVLLTSTLSTQGDVLKLAEQGQAEGAVVIAEEQTGGRGRFGRQWFSPPGKGIWMSVLLRPDLPLQHTPQLTLLTGVAVCRAVRACSGADAGIKWPNDVLIDGRKVCGILLESTVEDHEVRYCIAGIGVDVNFDPEDYPEDLTTIATSLKMETGQSVDRTKLTAAILTELEQLYFLYQKEGFGVISALWEALSVSMNREITVTNPHGVIEGKAIGLDPSGALIVEKHDGELTLIISGEISWKS from the coding sequence ATGACCAAACATGAAGATCTGTTACATATGTTATTAAATGCAGAAGGACGATTCGTATCGGGTGAAGAGATCAGCCGTAATCTGTCCATCAGTCGGACCGCTGTGTGGAAACATGTGAACAAGTTGCGAGACATGGGTTATGAGTTTGAAGCTGTATCCCGCAAAGGATACCGTCTGGTAACGAAGCCGGATAGCATTGACGCTACTGGCCTCCAATTGGCTCTGGATACAACCGTATTTGGCCGTAAGGCTGTTTTGTTAACCTCGACCCTGTCTACGCAAGGGGATGTTCTCAAGCTAGCTGAGCAAGGGCAGGCAGAAGGTGCTGTGGTCATTGCGGAAGAGCAAACAGGAGGAAGAGGACGTTTCGGTCGACAGTGGTTCTCTCCTCCTGGTAAAGGAATCTGGATGAGTGTCCTGTTACGCCCTGATCTACCACTTCAGCATACGCCGCAGCTAACTTTATTAACAGGAGTGGCTGTATGTCGTGCCGTTCGAGCTTGTTCAGGAGCTGATGCAGGCATCAAATGGCCAAATGATGTGTTGATTGACGGACGCAAGGTATGTGGCATATTGCTTGAATCTACAGTGGAAGATCATGAAGTCAGATACTGTATCGCAGGTATAGGCGTTGACGTGAACTTTGATCCCGAGGATTATCCGGAAGATCTGACCACAATCGCTACTTCGCTCAAGATGGAGACGGGTCAATCCGTTGATCGTACCAAACTAACGGCTGCCATTTTGACGGAGCTTGAACAGTTGTATTTTTTGTATCAAAAAGAAGGATTCGGCGTGATCTCAGCCCTATGGGAGGCCCTGTCCGTATCGATGAATCGAGAGATTACAGTGACTAACCCTCATGGTGTCATTGAAGGGAAGGCAATCGGTCTTGACCCTTCTGGAGCACTTATCGTGGAGAAGCATGATGGAGAACTTACACTAATCATCTCTGGTGAGATTTCCTGGAAATCATAA
- a CDS encoding CCA tRNA nucleotidyltransferase: MVQWTQVDREMAMQSENVLTTLNKHGYKAYWVGGCVRDELLERVVDDMDITTSASPEQVMELFDDCIPTGLQHGTVTVRSGGYYFEVTTFRTESEYQDNRRPAAVQFVQDIKEDLQRRDFTMNALAMDVTGTIVDPFGGQADIKEERVRCVGSAMERFGEDALRMLRCVRFASVFDFKIAHNTWKGLARKKDLLQHIAMERVRTEMVKMMSGPHPLRGLELLYRSDSLAHIKAPVSSTRFNKMLLSNLEQLSGQHVLLRWSLILIAGGYSKDEADVLLRQWTFSNEHRSRITGVLQVEQLIHNSVQEPKDTVSLRSDWIVTVLACGVQAADDWLRIQSTLPAGWRNQSELAEMQVVLVQELAAEWSQSIPVHDLKELDITGEQVLQMVQRKGGPWLGQLMKHLLRETAIGTIANQHEALSAEVKRVVQDDQT; encoded by the coding sequence AAATGGCAATGCAAAGTGAGAATGTACTCACAACATTAAACAAACATGGCTACAAGGCATATTGGGTAGGTGGTTGCGTTCGTGACGAATTGCTGGAACGTGTTGTGGACGATATGGATATCACGACATCTGCTTCTCCTGAGCAAGTCATGGAACTGTTTGACGATTGTATTCCTACAGGTTTGCAACACGGTACGGTGACCGTTCGTTCAGGCGGTTATTACTTTGAAGTGACCACGTTTCGAACAGAATCCGAATATCAGGATAACCGCAGACCTGCTGCGGTTCAATTTGTTCAGGATATCAAGGAAGACTTACAGCGGCGCGACTTCACGATGAACGCTCTTGCTATGGACGTCACTGGGACAATCGTTGACCCATTCGGTGGACAGGCAGATATCAAGGAAGAGCGAGTCAGATGTGTGGGTTCTGCGATGGAACGATTTGGTGAAGATGCACTGCGGATGCTCCGCTGTGTCCGGTTTGCTTCCGTATTTGATTTCAAAATTGCCCATAACACGTGGAAGGGTCTTGCAAGGAAGAAAGACCTGCTTCAACATATAGCAATGGAACGGGTACGTACCGAGATGGTAAAAATGATGTCTGGACCGCATCCTTTAAGAGGGTTGGAGCTGTTATACAGAAGTGATTCCCTTGCGCATATCAAAGCGCCGGTAAGCTCGACCCGATTTAACAAGATGTTGTTATCCAATTTGGAACAATTGTCAGGTCAGCATGTGTTGCTTCGTTGGTCACTCATCCTGATTGCTGGCGGTTATAGCAAGGATGAAGCAGATGTATTATTACGTCAGTGGACATTCTCCAATGAACATCGTTCTCGTATAACAGGTGTCCTTCAGGTGGAACAGTTGATTCATAATTCCGTGCAGGAGCCGAAGGATACGGTCAGTCTCCGTTCCGATTGGATCGTTACGGTTCTGGCTTGTGGCGTTCAGGCTGCGGATGATTGGCTTCGAATACAGTCTACACTGCCAGCAGGATGGCGGAATCAGTCCGAACTGGCAGAAATGCAGGTTGTTTTGGTTCAAGAGCTTGCAGCCGAATGGAGTCAATCGATTCCTGTGCATGACTTGAAAGAGCTGGATATCACAGGGGAACAAGTGTTACAAATGGTGCAGCGCAAAGGCGGGCCTTGGCTGGGTCAACTGATGAAACATTTGTTACGAGAAACAGCGATTGGAACGATAGCGAATCAGCATGAAGCACTAAGTGCAGAAGTGAAGCGGGTGGTTCAAGATGACCAAACATGA